The following are from one region of the bacterium genome:
- a CDS encoding GlsB/YeaQ/YmgE family stress response membrane protein encodes MENLLVTIVVGLVAGFLASRVVTGKGKGWLMDIVIGVLGAFIGRWLAGLLQISIGYGIFGQILIAFAGAVILLLVWGALTGRTRRKA; translated from the coding sequence GTGGAAAATCTCCTCGTCACGATCGTGGTCGGCCTGGTCGCGGGGTTCCTGGCCAGCAGGGTGGTGACCGGCAAGGGCAAGGGCTGGCTGATGGACATCGTGATCGGGGTCCTGGGCGCTTTCATCGGTCGCTGGCTCGCGGGTCTGCTTCAAATCTCGATCGGCTATGGCATCTTCGGCCAGATCCTGATCGCGTTTGCGGGCGCCGTCATCCTGCTTTTGGTGTGGGGCGCGCTGACGGGTCGAACCCGCCGCAAAGCCTGA